The Phragmitibacter flavus genome contains a region encoding:
- a CDS encoding ABC transporter ATP-binding protein, which produces MPPVLQLDALSKTYTSGDVEVHAVKHVTLSINKGEFVAIMGPSGSGKSSMMNLLGCLDRPTGGKYLLDGINVAELNRNELADIRNEKIGFVFQGFNLLSRTSAQENIELPMMYARHPKSAKEQHQLAKAALDLVGLSQRGDHTPNQLSGGQQQRVAIARALVNQPAILLADEPTGNLDSRTSIEIMALFQQLNDQGITIIMVTHEPDIAEYCKRNIVMRDGVIVEDIQVQNRQLATKQLEIFTAPQ; this is translated from the coding sequence ATGCCCCCTGTTCTCCAGCTTGATGCCCTCAGCAAAACCTACACCAGCGGTGATGTCGAAGTGCACGCCGTCAAGCACGTCACCTTGAGCATCAACAAAGGTGAATTCGTCGCCATCATGGGACCCAGCGGCTCCGGCAAATCCAGCATGATGAATCTCCTCGGCTGCCTCGACCGGCCCACCGGCGGCAAATACCTGCTCGATGGCATCAATGTCGCCGAACTCAACCGCAACGAACTCGCCGACATCCGCAACGAAAAAATCGGCTTCGTCTTCCAGGGCTTCAATCTCCTTTCCCGCACCTCCGCCCAGGAAAACATCGAACTGCCCATGATGTATGCGCGCCATCCCAAAAGCGCCAAAGAACAACATCAACTTGCCAAAGCCGCCCTCGACCTCGTCGGCCTCTCCCAACGCGGCGACCACACCCCCAACCAGCTCTCCGGCGGCCAGCAGCAACGCGTCGCCATCGCACGAGCCCTCGTCAACCAGCCCGCCATCCTCCTCGCCGACGAACCCACCGGCAATCTCGACAGCCGCACCAGCATCGAGATCATGGCCCTCTTTCAACAGCTCAACGACCAGGGCATCACCATCATCATGGTCACCCACGAACCCGACATCGCCGAATACTGCAAACGCAACATCGTCATGCGCGACGGCGTCATCGTCGAAGACATCCAGGTCCAAAATCGCCAGCTTGCCACGAAGCAGCTCGAAATCTTCACCGCCCCTCAATAA